In one window of Frigoriglobus tundricola DNA:
- the tnpA gene encoding IS66 family insertion sequence element accessory protein TnpA, with the protein MSAHRPKKVRFWRGTIDAWKQSGQTVNAFCRARQLTRSNFDRWRRILAAEAGISSPPSASAFVPVRVVAEPMAEIVLRSGVVVRLPLGAVPDAVTRLVTAVGAATC; encoded by the coding sequence ATGTCAGCACACCGTCCCAAGAAGGTCCGGTTCTGGCGAGGAACGATCGACGCCTGGAAGCAGTCAGGCCAGACGGTCAACGCCTTCTGTCGCGCCCGTCAACTCACCCGGTCGAACTTCGACCGCTGGAGGCGGATCCTGGCCGCCGAAGCGGGTATCTCGTCTCCACCTTCGGCGTCGGCCTTCGTGCCCGTTCGCGTCGTCGCCGAACCGATGGCCGAGATCGTCCTCCGGTCGGGGGTCGTGGTGCGGCTGCCGTTGGGTGCCGTGCCCGACGCCGTCACCCGGTTGGTCACCGCCGTGGGGGCGGCCACATGCTGA
- a CDS encoding IS66 family transposase zinc-finger binding domain-containing protein produces the protein MFRHGLRRPAADRRADPPRDGACPPGRKRRPPHAAPTPGRAVPTDHRRPACRGRGLEGEVGPGHDAPVRPAVRTHTEATEGPRRRTREAAPRPRPFATPGAPRTPRHGPRSDPDERRCSGCGGDRVCIGQTQTEQLDCDPTPYFVRRTIRKTYACQQCPRRSGPRTGSDRHAEYRRTDRQGTVWSGLVGRGSRREVPRPPAAAPPSRPDRARG, from the coding sequence ATCTTTCGGCATGGACTCCGACGCCCCGCTGCCGACCGACGTGCTGACCCTCCAAGGGATGGTGCGTGCCCTCCAGGCCGAAAACGCCGACCTCCGCACGCAGCTCCAACGCCAGGCCGAGCAGTTCCAACGGACCATCGACGACCTGCGTGCCGAGGTCGCGGCCTTGAAGGCGAAGTTGGACCGGGCCACGACGCACCGGTTCGGCCGGCGGTCCGAACGCACACCGAAGCCACCGAAGGTCCCCGGCGACGGACCCGCGAAGCGGCGCCACGACCACGGCCGTTCGCCACTCCCGGCGCACCTCGAACGCCGCGACACGGTCCTCGATCTGACCCCGACGAGCGCCGCTGCTCGGGCTGTGGTGGCGACCGCGTGTGCATCGGCCAGACCCAGACCGAGCAACTCGATTGCGACCCGACCCCGTACTTCGTGCGGCGCACGATCCGCAAGACGTACGCGTGCCAACAGTGCCCCCGACGGTCCGGGCCGAGGACCGGATCGGACCGCCACGCCGAGTACCGTCGGACCGATCGACAAGGGACTGTGTGGTCCGGGCTTGTTGGCCGAGGTTCTCGTCGGGAAGTTCCTCGACCACCTGCCGCTGCACCGCCAAGTCGCCCGGATCGGGCGCGGGGGTGA
- the tnpB gene encoding IS66 family insertion sequence element accessory protein TnpB (TnpB, as the term is used for proteins encoded by IS66 family insertion elements, is considered an accessory protein, since TnpC, encoded by a neighboring gene, is a DDE family transposase.) produces MLSIPPTTQLWYGGAVDLRLGFDGLYRHVQSTLQADPLSGHLFIFTNRSANRLKALYWTRHGLCLWCQRLERGRYHFPTPTDRKLELTATEFAMILDGIDYSSAKRFTRYCRPKASESDLRTRTS; encoded by the coding sequence GTGCTGAGCATTCCACCCACCACCCAGCTCTGGTACGGCGGGGCCGTCGATCTGCGCCTCGGGTTCGACGGCCTGTACCGCCACGTCCAATCCACGCTTCAGGCCGATCCCTTGAGCGGGCATCTGTTCATTTTCACCAATCGCTCGGCCAACCGGCTCAAGGCCCTGTACTGGACCCGCCACGGGCTCTGCTTGTGGTGCCAGCGACTCGAGCGCGGGCGGTACCACTTCCCCACCCCGACCGACCGCAAACTCGAACTCACCGCCACCGAGTTCGCCATGATCCTCGACGGCATCGACTACTCGTCGGCCAAACGTTTCACCCGTTATTGTCGCCCGAAAGCGTCCGAATCCGACTTGCGCACCCGCACGTCCTGA
- the tnpA gene encoding IS66 family insertion sequence element accessory protein TnpA — MPAVPAASRRDPAATRRRWAERLERFRRSGQTIAQFCAAEGVSPPSFYVWRRTLADHAPSPVPVTPTLVPIRLTPSPAGPPIEVVFPSGTVLRFPVDARPEVIAALVHAVEGRPC; from the coding sequence GTGCCTGCTGTCCCTGCTGCCTCTCGCCGTGACCCGGCCGCCACCCGTCGCCGGTGGGCCGAACGACTCGAACGGTTCCGCCGGTCGGGGCAGACGATCGCTCAGTTCTGTGCCGCCGAGGGCGTCTCACCGCCGTCCTTTTATGTGTGGCGGCGAACCCTCGCGGACCACGCCCCATCACCCGTACCGGTCACTCCGACGCTCGTCCCCATCCGCCTGACCCCGTCGCCCGCCGGACCGCCGATCGAGGTGGTGTTCCCGTCGGGAACCGTCCTGCGGTTCCCGGTCGATGCCCGACCGGAGGTCATCGCCGCCCTCGTGCATGCGGTGGAGGGGCGCCCGTGCTGA